In Massilia sp. METH4, the genomic window TGTCTTGCCGGTAGGGCCGCCGCACCAGCATCGTGCCCTCGTTCGTCAGTAGCGCCACCGCACCCTTGCCGCCGATGTCGAAACCGGCATAGAACTGGCGAAAGTACTCGATGTCGACCGTGGCCAGTACCACGCCGGCGAAGCTGCCGTCGGGCTTGTCGACGCGGCGCGACAGTGGGATGACCCACTTGCCCGTGGTGCGGCTGGCGAAGGGCTTGCCGATGCGCGGGCCTGCTTGCCGGTGCTCGCGGTGCCAGATGAAGTATTCGCGGTCGGCGTTATTGGCGCCGGGCGGCGCCGCGCCGAAGGAGTTGACGATCCAGCGCCCTGCCGCGTCGTAGAAGAACAGGCCATTCAGCTGGGGCAGCGCGCGTACGTGGGTGGCCATTAACCCGTGCAGCCGCCGCAACTGGGGCGTGCCGGTGCCGTCGACCTCGATGCGCTCTTCCAGGTCGGCCAGGCTGGTGTCGGCGGCGCGCAGCGTATCGTCGGCATGGCCGGCCATGGCGCTGGCGAGGTTGGTGGCGTTGCGCGTGGTCTGGTCCAGCAGCGCCTTGCGCGCCAGCCAGCTGCGCTGGAAATCCAGCGCCACCAGCGCCACGCACACCAGCGTGACGAACAGCGTGGTCCAGAAGGTGATCGGCAGCCGCTTCATCGCCACCCCGACACCGGATCAGGCCGGAACGGCGGCGGGGAGCATCGGGTGCAGGGTCTGCCAGACGGTGCCGGCATCGAGCTTGCGCATGCAATCGTGGTGCCCCAGCGGGCATTCGCGCTGCCGGCACGGCGAGCAGTCCAGGCGCAGCGACAGCGCCGCCGCCACGGTCGAGAACGGCGGCGCGTGGTCCGGGTCGGTGGGGCCGTAGATGGCGACCACGGGACGGTCCAGGCTCGAGGCCACGTGCAGCAGGCCGGAATCGTTGCTGACCACGGCCTGGGCGTGGCCGATCAGTGCCACCGCCTCGGCCAGGCTGGTCTGGCCGGCGATGTTCAGCACGGCCGGGGCGGCCGGCGTGCCCGCGAGGGCGGCGAGGATCTCGTCGCACACGGCACGGTCCTTCGGCGAACCCAACAGCGCAACCTGCACGCCGGGGCGGCTCGCGACAATGACCTGCGCCAGCGCGGCGAAATGGCCGGGGGGCCAGCGCTTGGCCGAGCCGAACTCGGCGCCAGGGGCGAACACGATCAGCGGCCGCTCGGCCGCCAGGCCGGCCTTCGCGCAGGCGGCGGCCACCTGGTCCGGCGTCACTTGCAAGGCGGGGCGGGGCGCGGGCACCAGCGGGGCTCCGGGCGCGTTGGCCAGCGCCGCGTAGAACGGCACCATCGGGCGCGGCGTCACGTCGTCGTGGTGCATCACATTGATCAGGCCATAACGGCTTTCGCCCTTGTAGCCGACGCGGCGGCGGATGCCGGCCAGCCAGGGGATCAGCGCATATTTGAGCGTATTCGGCAGCACATAGGCTTCGGCATAGCCGCGCCGTTTCAACAGCCGGGCATAGCGCCAGCGCTCGCGCAGCTGCAACGGGCCGTGGCGAAACGGCGTCTGCAACACCTCGGTCACTTCGCGCATCTGGCGCCACACGGGCGCCACGGCCGGCGGTGCCAGCACGTCGATCGGCCGGTCGGGGTGCATGGCCCGCAGCCGCTGCAGCAGCGGCTGCGCCATCACGGCATCGCCGATCCAGTTCGGGGAAATGACCAGGATCCTGGGAACGCCAGGGGAAACGTTGGCGGCGTCAGCCATGACTGCCCTCCTTCGCGGCGAGGCACAGCCCCATCAGCACGAACAGCATCAACACATAGAACATCGTGCTGCGCACGGAATAGAAAATCACCTCGGTCAGCCCGAAGCTGAAGTAACTCAGCACAAGCAGCAAGCCCGCCAGCGCCGCCGCCACGAGCCCCGCCGGAGCCGATTCGTGCGAGCGCAGCATGCGCAGGAAGAACAGGAACGGCAGCAGCAGCGTGGCGAACCAGCACAGCAGGCCCACCACGCCGCCGTACACGAGGGCCTGCAGCGCATCGTTGTGGAAATGCTCGGCTTCGAGCACGAAGGGCTGCAAGACGCCGGCGTCGACCAGTTGGGCGAGCTCGGCCTTGATCCGTTCCTGGCCGCTCGGCGTCCATGGATGGCGCTCGGCCAGCATCACGGCGCCCTTCCACAGTTCCAGCCGCACGCCGACATTGGTGAATGCGCTGCCACCGTTGAAATAGGTCTGCACGTCGTTTACGCCCTGCTCCATGCGCTCGCTCATGCCGGTCTGCGGCACGAAAAAGGCGCCGGCCATCAGCAGCGCCACCAGCGAGGCGCTGGCTTTCGCGAACTTGCCGCGC contains:
- the waaF gene encoding lipopolysaccharide heptosyltransferase II, which encodes MADAANVSPGVPRILVISPNWIGDAVMAQPLLQRLRAMHPDRPIDVLAPPAVAPVWRQMREVTEVLQTPFRHGPLQLRERWRYARLLKRRGYAEAYVLPNTLKYALIPWLAGIRRRVGYKGESRYGLINVMHHDDVTPRPMVPFYAALANAPGAPLVPAPRPALQVTPDQVAAACAKAGLAAERPLIVFAPGAEFGSAKRWPPGHFAALAQVIVASRPGVQVALLGSPKDRAVCDEILAALAGTPAAPAVLNIAGQTSLAEAVALIGHAQAVVSNDSGLLHVASSLDRPVVAIYGPTDPDHAPPFSTVAAALSLRLDCSPCRQRECPLGHHDCMRKLDAGTVWQTLHPMLPAAVPA